In Cicer arietinum cultivar CDC Frontier isolate Library 1 chromosome 7, Cicar.CDCFrontier_v2.0, whole genome shotgun sequence, a single window of DNA contains:
- the LOC101508391 gene encoding uncharacterized protein produces the protein MRPFYIVSLLILLILLTKAQGIRLGKVTLAFEQEKHDEENTLLKRSNTINDANEAILCNDKKQCTGNIKNRKSVTTSISTTKSLSKNVKNREDVNVNEEAKDIKVKSMTTSKYYATEDLVDITEMDYSPARRKPPIHN, from the exons ATGAGGCCTTTTTATATAGTCTCTCTTCTCATTTTGTTAATTCTCCTTACAAAAGCTCAag GGATACGTTTGGGGAAAGTTACTTTAGCATTTGAGCAAGAGAAACAt GATGAAGAAAACACCTTGTTGAAAAGAAGTAACACTATCAATGATGCAAATGAAGCTATTCTCTGCAATGACAAAAAACAATGCACAG GAAATATAAAGAATAGGAAATCTGTTACTACTTCCATTTCCACAACTAAATCCTTGTCAAAG AATGTGAAGAACAGAGAGGATGTGAATGTCAATGAGGAAGCAAAGgatataaaagtaaaatcaaTGACTACTTCTAAGTATTATGCTACTGAGGATCTTGTAGACATAACTGAGATGGATTATTCTCCAGCTAGGAGAAAGCCTCCAAtacacaattaa